One window from the genome of Desulforamulus ruminis DSM 2154 encodes:
- a CDS encoding PAS domain S-box protein has product MITCLHQLYNFGRFINTLPTAIVFVNDKGDIVKCNERFTSYFPDLKGEDLIGKPASGSEELLGAQIARVLKGEEVYAQFILWQGREFLTNAFPLKDWETGAIPGAIIIFQDITSEMSYQRETYRLANLQNIAKERTYALNQEISLRQQIEKKLLNLNKKVSGMLEGIKNGYMTLDQTFRFIYVNKEAERFIELPKEELIGHSMWDKLPTELGLKYYNEYHRALQEQTVVHFEAFLLNGPKWAEVYLYPSQEGLSICLNDITKQKYTEEKLRESKEGFQALFNHSLDGIILNDADGRIIAANPSACKMFGRTEKEMRQMNRAEIIDLTDPRVLALAKQREHQDQFSKEINLMRKNGAIFSGKVTSTIFRGENNQLLSCLIIRDITKNKKFEQEMSRLDRLNLIGEMAAGIGHEVRNPMTTVRGFLQMLKGKERYAGDQEYFDLMISELDRANSIITEFLSVSKSTSNHFEIKSLNDIIEEIYPLIQANALNHNKNIKFNPGNIVSFTLIEKEIRQMILNFVNNGLESMESGGLITLSTYMDQGEIVLEIKDQGTGIEPGVLDKIGTPFVTTKVNGTGLGLAVCYNIAARHKATIEIQTGSKGTTFFVRFKIN; this is encoded by the coding sequence ATGATTACTTGCTTACATCAGCTATATAACTTCGGTCGTTTCATCAACACTTTACCGACAGCCATCGTATTTGTAAATGACAAGGGGGATATAGTCAAATGTAATGAAAGATTTACAAGCTATTTTCCAGATTTAAAGGGGGAAGATTTGATCGGAAAACCAGCTAGTGGCTCTGAAGAATTATTGGGTGCGCAGATTGCCCGGGTATTAAAGGGGGAAGAGGTATATGCCCAATTTATCCTTTGGCAGGGCAGAGAATTTTTAACCAATGCCTTTCCCTTAAAAGATTGGGAAACCGGTGCAATTCCAGGAGCAATTATTATTTTTCAAGATATAACCAGTGAAATGAGCTACCAAAGGGAAACGTATCGTTTAGCCAATTTGCAGAATATTGCCAAGGAACGTACCTACGCACTAAATCAGGAAATCTCCTTGCGACAACAAATTGAAAAAAAATTATTGAATTTAAATAAAAAAGTTTCCGGTATGCTTGAAGGGATCAAGAATGGATATATGACATTGGATCAAACGTTCCGGTTCATTTATGTAAATAAAGAGGCGGAGAGATTTATTGAATTACCCAAAGAAGAACTCATTGGGCATTCCATGTGGGATAAGCTTCCAACGGAGTTGGGGTTAAAATATTACAATGAATATCACCGGGCACTGCAGGAACAAACGGTTGTACATTTTGAGGCTTTTTTATTAAACGGTCCCAAATGGGCTGAAGTATATCTTTATCCTTCCCAAGAGGGATTATCCATTTGTTTGAATGATATAACCAAACAAAAATATACAGAGGAAAAATTGCGGGAAAGTAAAGAAGGGTTTCAAGCCTTATTTAATCATAGTTTGGATGGAATTATTTTAAATGATGCTGACGGGAGAATTATCGCCGCGAACCCTTCCGCATGCAAGATGTTTGGGCGAACGGAAAAAGAAATGCGTCAAATGAACCGGGCTGAAATCATTGACTTAACCGACCCGAGAGTATTGGCCCTGGCTAAGCAGCGGGAACATCAGGACCAATTTAGCAAAGAAATCAATTTAATGCGAAAAAATGGTGCAATATTTTCGGGTAAAGTTACTTCCACTATTTTTAGAGGAGAAAATAACCAGTTATTATCATGTTTAATCATTCGCGATATAACTAAGAATAAAAAATTTGAGCAGGAGATGTCCCGGCTGGATCGCCTTAACTTGATTGGCGAAATGGCAGCGGGAATTGGTCACGAGGTAAGAAATCCCATGACCACCGTTAGGGGATTTTTACAAATGTTGAAGGGCAAGGAGCGGTATGCCGGGGACCAGGAATATTTTGATTTAATGATTAGTGAGTTAGATAGAGCCAATTCCATCATTACAGAGTTTCTTTCCGTTTCCAAAAGTACATCCAATCATTTTGAGATAAAAAGCCTAAATGATATTATTGAAGAGATTTATCCGCTTATTCAGGCAAATGCCTTAAATCATAATAAAAATATAAAATTTAATCCTGGGAATATTGTAAGTTTTACCTTGATTGAAAAAGAGATTCGCCAAATGATTCTAAATTTTGTTAACAACGGTTTAGAATCAATGGAATCTGGCGGATTAATCACCCTATCAACCTATATGGATCAAGGAGAAATTGTCCTGGAAATAAAAGATCAAGGGACCGGGATTGAACCAGGGGTTTTGGATAAAATAGGAACTCCCTTTGTGACCACAAAGGTGAATGGAACCGGACTGGGTCTGGCCGTTTGTTACAACATTGCCGCCCGCCATAAAGCAACCATTGAAATTCAAACGGGATCAAAAGGAACAACCTTTTTTGTAAGGTTTAAAATAAATTAA